A single genomic interval of Macadamia integrifolia cultivar HAES 741 chromosome 6, SCU_Mint_v3, whole genome shotgun sequence harbors:
- the LOC122081021 gene encoding agamous-like MADS-box protein MADS3 isoform X2: MGRGRVELKRIENKINRQVTFSKRRNGLLKKAYELSVLCDAEVALIVFSSRGKLYEFGSSGMNKTLERYQRCCFIPQDATDAVRETQSWYQEVSKLKAKYESLQRSQRHLLGEDLGPLSVKELQNLEKQLEGSLSQARQRKTQIMMEQMEELRRKERHLGDINKELKNKIETEGPAALRAIQCSWESTPVVGTSSFPAHPSQSNPIEPTLQIGYHHFVPPEGTSTIPRSLAGESNFIHGWVL; encoded by the exons atgggtagGGGACGAGTGGAACTGAAGAGGATCGAGAACAAGATTAATCGTCAGGTGACCTTCTCCAAACGGAGAAACGGTTTGCTTAAGAAAGCTTATGAGCTATCGGTGCTGTGTGATGCTGAGGTTGCTCTTATCGTCTTCTCCAGTCGCGGCAAGCTCTATGAGTTCGGAAGCTCCGG TATGAACAAAACCCTAGAGCGATACCAAAGATGCTGTTTCATACCTCAAGATGCCACTGATGCTGTTCGCGAAACACAG AGCTGGTACCAGGAAGTCTCTAAGTTGAAGGCAAAATATGAATCTCTTCAGCGCTCACAGAG GCATTTGCTTGGGGAAGATCTTGGTCCACTTAGCGTCAAAGAGCTGCAAAATCTTGAGAAACAGCTTGAAGGATCTTTGTCACAAGCCAGGCAACGGAAG ACACAAATTATGATGGAACAAATGGAAGAACTCCGCCGAAAG GAACGTCATCTTGGAGACATAAACAAGGAGCTCAAAAATAAG ATTGAAACTGAAGGACCTGCTGCACTTAGAGCCATTCAGTGCTCATGGGAGTCAACTCCAGTGGTTGGAACCAGCAGTTTTCCTGCACACCCTTCCCAGTCCAACCCTATAGAACCCACTTTGCAAATAGG GTACCACCACTTTGTTCCACCTGAAGGAACAAGTACCATTCCTAGGAGCTTAGCTGGAGAGAGTAACTTTATCCATGGATGGGTCCTCTGA
- the LOC122081021 gene encoding agamous-like MADS-box protein MADS3 isoform X1, with translation MGRGRVELKRIENKINRQVTFSKRRNGLLKKAYELSVLCDAEVALIVFSSRGKLYEFGSSGMNKTLERYQRCCFIPQDATDAVRETQSWYQEVSKLKAKYESLQRSQRHLLGEDLGPLSVKELQNLEKQLEGSLSQARQRKTQIMMEQMEELRRKERHLGDINKELKNKLFQIETEGPAALRAIQCSWESTPVVGTSSFPAHPSQSNPIEPTLQIGYHHFVPPEGTSTIPRSLAGESNFIHGWVL, from the exons atgggtagGGGACGAGTGGAACTGAAGAGGATCGAGAACAAGATTAATCGTCAGGTGACCTTCTCCAAACGGAGAAACGGTTTGCTTAAGAAAGCTTATGAGCTATCGGTGCTGTGTGATGCTGAGGTTGCTCTTATCGTCTTCTCCAGTCGCGGCAAGCTCTATGAGTTCGGAAGCTCCGG TATGAACAAAACCCTAGAGCGATACCAAAGATGCTGTTTCATACCTCAAGATGCCACTGATGCTGTTCGCGAAACACAG AGCTGGTACCAGGAAGTCTCTAAGTTGAAGGCAAAATATGAATCTCTTCAGCGCTCACAGAG GCATTTGCTTGGGGAAGATCTTGGTCCACTTAGCGTCAAAGAGCTGCAAAATCTTGAGAAACAGCTTGAAGGATCTTTGTCACAAGCCAGGCAACGGAAG ACACAAATTATGATGGAACAAATGGAAGAACTCCGCCGAAAG GAACGTCATCTTGGAGACATAAACAAGGAGCTCAAAAATAAG TTGTTTCAGATTGAAACTGAAGGACCTGCTGCACTTAGAGCCATTCAGTGCTCATGGGAGTCAACTCCAGTGGTTGGAACCAGCAGTTTTCCTGCACACCCTTCCCAGTCCAACCCTATAGAACCCACTTTGCAAATAGG GTACCACCACTTTGTTCCACCTGAAGGAACAAGTACCATTCCTAGGAGCTTAGCTGGAGAGAGTAACTTTATCCATGGATGGGTCCTCTGA
- the LOC122081782 gene encoding probable fructokinase-7 has product MANANSGVPKALPAENGSLIVCFGEMLIDFVPTVAGVSLAEAPAFKKAPGGAPANVAVGVARLGGSSAFIGKVGEDEFGYMLADILKQNNVDNSGMRFDPGARTALAFVTLRADGEREFMFFRHPSADMLLRESELDVDLIKKATIFHYGSISLIEEPCRSTHIAAMKIAKESGSILSYDPNLRLPLWPSAEAARQGIMSIWDQADIIKVSEDEISFLTGGDDPYDDNVVMNKLFHPDLKLLLVTEGSDGCRYYTKEFRGKVPGIEVKAVDTTGAGDAFVSGILSSLASDLNLYKDEKRLREALLFANACGALTVMERGAIPALPTREAVLQVLQKSVA; this is encoded by the exons ATGGCTAACGCTAATTCAG GTGTACCGAAAGCTCTTCCTGCAGAGAATGGCTCACTTATTGTGTGTTTTGGGGAAATGTTAATCGACTTTgttccaactgttgctggagtTTCCCTTGCAGAAGCACCTGCATTTAAGAAAGCCCCTGGTGGAGCTCCTGCAAATGTTGCTGTTGGGGTTGCAAGATTGGGTGGATCATCGGCATTTATTGGCAAG GTAGGTGAGGATGAATTTGGGTATATGTTGGCTGATATCCTGAAACAAAATAATGTCGACAATTCTGGCATGCGTTTTGACCCTGGTGCACGGACTGCACTTGCATTTGTTACGCTGAGAGCTGATGGTGAGCGTGAGTTCATGTTTTTCCGCCATCCTAGTGCAGATATGCTTCTTCGAGAGTCGGAACTTGATGTGGACCTTATTAAGAAG GCAACTATATTTCACTATGGTTCAATCAGTTTGATTGAGGAACCATGTAGATCTACGCATATTGCTGCAATGAAGATTGCTAAGGAATCTGGTAGCATCCTCTCTTATGATCCAAATTTGAGATTGCCTctatggccatcagcagaagcTGCTCGGCAGGGTATAATGAGCATATGGGACCAAGCAGACATTATCAAG GTAAGTGAAGATGAAATTTCATTCTTGACGGGAGGAGATGATCCTTATGATGATAATGTGGTGATGAACAAGCTTTTTCACCCTGACCTTAAGCTTTTGCTTGTAACTGAAGGGTCAGATGGTTGCAGGTATTACACCAAG GAATTTAGGGGTAAGGTTCCTGGTATTGAAGTTAAAGCTGTTGATACAACTGGTGCTGGTGATGCATTTGTAAGTGGGATACTGAGCAGCTTGGCATCTGACCTAAATCTGTATAAG GATGAGAAGCGGTTAAGGGAGGCTCTTCTGTTTGCAAATGCCTGTGGCGCACTAACAGTCATGGAGAGAGGAGCTATTCCTGCCTTGCCAACAAGAGAGGCAGTCCTTCAAGTCTTACAAAAATCTGTAGCATGA